From the Thomasclavelia ramosa DSM 1402 genome, the window TTTCACTTTAGTTTTAGTCTTTGTTTTTCGCTTTGTTTTTGTTACTTTCTTTTTCTTAGTTTTTGGACGACGTTGCTTTTTATTTCCCGTCTCCTCCACCGCTTCATCTTGTTCTGGCTCATCTATATCTAACTCCTCTAAATCATCATCAAACTCAAATCTTTTTGTCACTTATATCACCTCACGTATAAATATTATACACTGATGTGAATTCAATATAAACTTTTATCATTTTCCTTTATTTTACATATTCTTCTAAACACACACCCAGCTCATTTATTTTTTTAGCGTGTTCTTTCCCAACATAACGATAATGCCATGGTTCATACCCTACCCCTGTAATACTATTTTTATTAGTCGGATAGCGCAAAACAAACCCATACTTCCAACTATTTTGGATTAGCCATTGTTGTTCAACTGTGTTTTCCTGGCTACGATCAAGGCGCTGATTTTTTGTTGAAACAATATCTACTGCTAAACCTAACTGATGTTCACTAGTTCCCGGTCTTGCCACCCAAAAAGCTGCTTTATCGCTAGCTTCCACCTTTGAATATCCCTGACTTAAATATTCACTTACTTTATTTTGATAAAGTTGTTCTTGCTTCTCATTTGTCCGATAGG encodes:
- a CDS encoding M15 family metallopeptidase, which translates into the protein MKQINKMKVLVVTLLMIGLVMSLFILVNDQVNQSNNQLIAANKVKTNQNKSANSVVKDELLTLVNFENTIPKDWKVDLVQLNNGQSVDRRIYDDLIAMLQAAKSEGLNPLICSSYRTNEKQEQLYQNKVSEYLSQGYSKVEASDKAAFWVARPGTSEHQLGLAVDIVSTKNQRLDRSQENTVEQQWLIQNSWKYGFVLRYPTNKNSITGVGYEPWHYRYVGKEHAKKINELGVCLEEYVK